One genomic window of Arachis hypogaea cultivar Tifrunner chromosome 8, arahy.Tifrunner.gnm2.J5K5, whole genome shotgun sequence includes the following:
- the LOC112708211 gene encoding eukaryotic translation initiation factor 5A-2: MSDEEHHFESKADAGASKTYPQQAGTIRKNGYIVIKGRPCKVVEVSTSKTGKHGHAKCHFVGIDIFTAKKLEDIVPSSHNCDVPHVNRTDYQLIDISEDGFVSLLTENGNTKDDLRLPTDDSLLTQIKDGFAEGKDLVVSVMSAMGEEQICALKDIGPKN, translated from the exons ATGTCGGACGAGGAGCACCACTTCGAGTCCAAGGCCGACGCCGGAGCTTCCAAGACCTATCCACAGCAAGCCGGTACCATCCGCAAGAACGGTTACATCGTCATCAAGGGCCGCCCCTGCAAG GTTGTTGAAGTTTCAACCTCCAAGACCGGTAAGCACGGTCACGCTAAGTGCCACTTTGTTGGAATTGATATTTTCACTGCCAAGAAGCTCGAAGATATCGTGCCCTCCTCCCACAACTGTGAT GTTCCCCATGTGAATCGTACTGACTACCAGTTGATTGATATTTCTGAGGATGGATTT GTGAGCCTGCTTACTGAAAACGGCAACACTAAGGATGACCTGAGACTCCCCACTGATGATAGTCTGCTTACTCAG ATAAAGGATGGATTTGCTGAGGGTAAGGACCTTGTTGTGTCAGTGATGTCTGCCATGGGAGAGGAGCAGATCTGTGCCCTGAAGGATATTGGTCCAAAGAACTAG
- the LOC112705496 gene encoding uncharacterized protein → MSKMKTIHSFFKRKERIYDEQNSASDSLSNVQNIIEQPVTQLVEQDIQPPASKIARTEIDQVNIDTLMRDPGKRPQIWNYPINQQDEIRRAYIKFGPYQFIMDEYPLSGLESHPRRFKAHWFKSFSWLEYSPEVDAAFCLPCYLFSRKSSPFTSGGFRNWKKVNNGKDCAFLSHVGKSLNSPHNIAVKSCKDLLNQLCHIDKVLAKQSSQQVLSNRLRLKASIDTVKWLTFQACAFRGHDESHESQNRGNFLEMLKLLASYNKEVDAVVLDNAPQNAIYTSPSIQKEILHVFARKVQNEIRNEIGNAKFCLIVDEARDESRREQMALVVRFVDKHGFVKERLIDVVHVKDTTSATLKQEICSALSHHNLNIQNVRGQGYDGASNMRGEWKGLQALIIQECPYAYYVHCFAHQLQLALVAAAKEVVDVHAFFQSLSNIINVVCSSCKRNDELRSAYATEISHLVATNQIETGRGANQIGTLKRSEDTRWSSHFNSICSLLRMFGATTSVLEDLATNGSTYSQRGDATYALKSLLSFDFVFILHMMKEIMGITDKLCQALQQKSQDILNAMHLVSSTKSLIQQLRDSSWGALLEKVSSFCNDHAIQIPDMGASFSDIIRSRRKKDVVTVEHHYRVDIFTSVIDFQLKELNSRFSEQATELLILSTSLDPKDAFKLFSVCNICNLVAERRA, encoded by the exons atgtcaaagatgaaaacaattcactcatttttcaagagaaaagagagaatatatgatgaacaaaattcagcttcagattctttgagtaatgttcaaaatattattgaacaacCTGTGACACAACTTGTTGAGCAAGATATTCAACCCCCTGCTTCCAAAATAGCAAGGACTGAAATAGATCAAGTTAATATTGATACATTGATGCGTGATCCCGGAAAGCGTCCGCAAATTTGGAATTATCCTATCAATCAACAAGATGAAATCCGTAGAGCATACATAAAGTTTGGACCATATCAATTTATTATGGATGAGTACCCTCTTTCTGGTCTAGAAAGTCATCCTCGTCGTTTCAAAGCTCATTGGTTTAAGAGTTTTTCTTGGCTAGAATATTCGCCAGAAGTGGATGCTGCATTTTGTCTTCCATGCTATTTATTTTCTAGAAAATCAAGTCCATTCACATCAGGAGGATTTCGCAATtggaaaaaagtgaataatggaaaggATTGTGCATTTTTATCTCATGTGGGTAAATCTCTTAATTCTCCTCATAATATTGCTGTTAAGTCTTGTAAAGATTTGCTTAATCAATTATGTCACATTGACAAAGTATTGGCTAAGCAAAGCTCACAACAAGTTTTAAGCAATAGATTGCGTCTTAAAGCCTCTATTGATACTGTCAAATGGTTAACGTTTCAAGCTTGTGCTTTTAGGGGACATGACGAGAGTCATGAGTCTCAGAATCGAGGAAATTTTCttgaaatgttaaaattattagctTCTTACAATAAAGAAGTGGATGCAGTTGTTTTGGATAATGCTCCTCAAAATGCAATATACACATCACCTTCTATTCAAAAGGAAATTCTACATGTTTTTGCTAGAAAGGTGCAAAATGAAATTCGCAATGAGATTGGTAATGCAAAgttttgtttgattgttgatgaaGCTAGAGATGAATCTAGAAGAGAACAAATGGCACTTGTTGTTAGATTTGTTGATAAGCATGGATTTGTCAAAGAAAGGCTAATAGATGTTGTTCATGTCAAAGATACTACTTCTGCTACTCTAAAACAAGAGATTTGTTCTGCATTATCTCATCACAATCTCAACATTCAAAATGTTCGAGGTCAAGGGTATGACGGAGCTAGTAATATGCGTGGAGAGTGGAAAGGGTTACAAGCTTTAATTATTCAAGAATGTCCTTATGCATATTATGTTCATTGCTTTGCTCATCAATTACAGCTAGCTCTTGTTGCTGCGGCTAAAGAAGTTGTTGATGTTCATGCTTTTTTCCAAAGTTTGAGTAATATTATCAATGTTGTGTGCTCTTCTTGCAAACGCAATGATGAATTACGATCTGCTTATGCAACTGAAATTTCCCATTTAGTTGCAACTAATCAAATTGaaacaggaagaggagcaaaTCAAATTGGCACATTAAAAAGATCAGAAGATACCAGGTGGAGCTCTCACTTCAACTCAATTTGTAGCCTTTTACGTATGTTTGGAGCAACAACTTCAGTTCTGGAAGATTTGGCTACTAATGGATCTACATATTCTCAACGTGGTGATGCTACTTATGCTCTTAAatctttattatcatttgattttgttttcattttgcatATGATGAAAGAAATCATGGGAATCACTGATAAACTTTGTCAAGCATTGCAACAAAAATCTCAAGACATTTTGAATGCTATGCATCTGGTTTCTAGTACAAAGTCATTGATTCAACAGTTAAGAGATAGTAGTTGGGGAGCACTTTTGGAGAAAGTTAGTTCTTTCTGCAATGATCATGCTATTCAGATACCTGATATGGGTGCTTCTTTTAGTGACATAATTCGGTCTCGTCGTAAAAAGGATGTTGTCACTGTTGAACACCACTATCGTGTTGACATTTTTACTAGCGTGATAGATTTTCAATTGAAAGAGCTAAATAGTAGATTTAGTGAGCAAGCAACCGAGCTCCTCATACTGAGTACATCTCTAGATCCTAAAGATGCTTTCAAGTTATTCAGTGTTTGCAACATATGCAATCTT GTTGCTGAAAGAAGAGCATAG
- the LOC112708212 gene encoding protein IMPAIRED IN BABA-INDUCED STERILITY 1 — translation MGCVSSKQAVSVTPAIDHSGSFRPNAADFSDTNNKNNERTDSSVLTRSELGESGRTSSTACESLSFRLGNLHKYVEGEHIAAGWPAWLSAVAGEAIHGWIPLRADAFEKLEKIGQGTYSSVFRARELETGKIVALKKVRFDNFEPESVRFMAREITILRRLHHPNIIKLQGLITSRLSCSIYLVFEYMEHDITGLLSSPQVKFTEPQIKCYMKQLLSGLQHCHSRGVMHRDIKGSNLLVNNEGILKVADFGLANFSSSAYRHPLTSRVVTLWYRPPELLLGSTDYGPSVDLWSVGCVFAELLVGKPILQGRTEVEQLHKIFKLCGSPPDEYWKKTRLPHATLFKPQQAYDSCLRQSFKDLPSSSVNLLQTLLSVEPYKRGTAASALSSEYFKTKPHACEPSSLPTYPPSKEIDAKHREESRKKVTGRARGTEKRKPSRKALGFNKLTPAEDLASQTQASHKVNGRSVSILQEQKANTGEEEQKPASGKLEDASHMKNSSQEDIPFSGPLQVSSSSGFAWAKSRKDDASIRSHCRTISRGHIFNLSETSTLKSRNNLDNRNQESKESSGRRTNSRGSDLLDLSKISMQNPWNRFDRPDSFDASDEYHSQELSMALYHREDSASKRSNLSFQDQGEKVEYSGPLLSQMHTVDELLEKHERHIRRTVRRSWFQRAKKHGK, via the exons ATGGGATGCGTTAGCTCCAAGCAGGCGGTCTCCGTGACACCTGCGATCGACCACTCCGGGTCATTCCGCCCCAATGCCGCCGACTTCTCCGACACCAACAACAAGAACAACGAGAGGACTGACTCGTCTGTTCTGACTCGGAGTGAGTTGGGCGAGTCAGGTAGGACCAGTTCTACTGCCTGCGAATCCCTCAGCTTCAGGCTCGGAAACCTCCACAAGTACGTCGAGGGAGAGCACATCGCCGCCGGTTGGCCTGCCTGGCTCAGTGCCGTCGCCGGCGAAGCCATCCACGGCTGGATTCCCCTCCGCGCCGACGCATTCGAGAAACTCGAGAAG ATTGGTCAGGGTACTTATAGCAGCGTGTTCAGGGCGAGGGAGCTTGAGACGGGGAAGATAGTGGCGTTAAAGAAGGTCCGGTTCGACAATTTCGAGCCGGAGAGTGTTCGGTTTATGGCGCGGGAGATAACCATTCTGAGGAGGCTTCATCATCCCAACATCATAAAGCTGCAGGGCTTGATCACTTCCAGGTTATCATGCAGCATATACCTTGTTTTTGAGTACATGGAGCATGACATCACGGGCCTCTTGTCAAGTCCTCAGGTCAAATTTACCGAACCACAG ATTAAGTGCTATATGAAGCAGTTGTTGTCTGGTCTCCAGCATTGTCATTCCAGGGGTGTCATGCACCGGGATATCAAGGGATCCAATCTTCTGGTGAATAATGAAGGGATACTCAAGGTGGCTGATTTTGGATTGGCCAACTTCTCCAGTTCTGCCTACAGGCATCCCCTCACCAGTCGAGTTGTCACTTTGTGGTATCGGCCTCCGGAGCTTTTGCTGGGTTCAACGGATTATGGCCCTTCTGTTGATCTCTGGAGTGTTGGCTGCGTTTTCGCTGAGCTACTTGTTGGGAAACCTATACTTCAGGGGAGAACAGAG GTTGAACAATTGCACAAAATCTTCAAGCTTTGTGGCTCCCCGCCTGATGAATACTGGAAAAAGACTAGACTTCCTCATGCAACTTTGTTTAAGCCACAACAAGCATATGATAGTTGCCTCCGACAGTCCTTTAAAGATTTGCCTTCTTCCAGTGTAAATCTGCTGCAAACTCTTCTTTCCGTTGAACCATACAAGCGTGGGACTGCCGCATCTGCTCTCTCATCAGAG TATTTCAAAACAAAACCTCATGCATGTGAGCCATCAAGCTTGCCGACGTACCCGCCTAGCAAGGAAATTGATGCAAAACACAGAGAGGAGTCAAG GAAAAAGGTCACTGGACGAGCTCGAGGAACTGAAAAAAGAAAGCCATCAAGAAAGGCCCTTGGATTCAATAAACTAACTCCAGCAGAG GATTTGGCAAGTCAAACTCAAGCTTCCCATAAGGTCAATGGTAGATCTGTTTCCATCCTTCAAGAACAAAAGGCTAACACAGGTGAGGAGGAACAAAAGCCAGCTAGTGGTAAACTTGAAGATGCTTCCCATATGAAGAATTCATCTCAAGAAGATATTCCCTTTTCTGGGCCATTACAAGTTTCATCATCAAGTGGCTTTGCATGGGCAAAAAGTCGTAAAGATGACGCTTCAATTCGATCCCACTGTCGAACTATTTCGAGAGGACATATTTTCAACCTGTCAGAAACTTCTACACTAAAATCAAGGAATAATTTGGATAACAGAAACCAGGAAAGTAAGGAGTCTTCTGGGAGGCGCACCAACTCTAGAGGCAGCGACCTACTTGACTTATCTAAGATATCAATGCAGAATCCGTGGAATAGGTTTGATCGCCCAGATTCATTTGATGCTTCCGATGAGTACCATTCGCAAGAACTATCTATGGCACTTTATCATAGAGAAGATTCAGCATCGAAGAGAAGTAATCTG AGTTTTCAGGATCAAGGAGAGAAGGTTGAATATTCCGGACCCCTTCTATCTCAGATGCACACAGTTGATGAGCTCTTAGAAAAACATGAGCGTCATATCCGACGCACAGTTCGAAGATCATGGTTTCAAAGAG CTAAGAAGCATGGGAAGTAA
- the LOC112708499 gene encoding uncharacterized protein, producing MKLQIEYEKEIEKLSKELEKSKLEVEAKHEAHMQAMLRLEQSQKMTYEMSTLMKKCDTHKNKYIKECMEARARIHELESRAQVELPEEKSDEEQHITISLKEYKSLVEEAKKENSEVGSHLELALLKKELEDATMKIVELKGECEEALNRVKLVEKEKMALEEKLKRQREHRHRKRAALAALREVSTPQHFGASTSYGTPKVCQPLGKVLNIKSL from the exons ATGAAATTACAG ATTGAGTATGAAAAGGAAATTGAGAAGTTGTCAAAGGAACTAGAGAAGAGCAAGTTGGAGGTAGAAGCAAAGCATGAAGCACATATGCAAGCAATGCTTAGGCTTGAACAGAGCCAAAAGATGACTTATGAGATGTCCACATTGATGAAGAAGTGTGACACTCACAAAAATAAGTACATCAAGGAGTGTATGGAGGCAAGAGCTCGCATACACGAGCTCGAGTCGCGAGCGCAAGTGGAACTGCCGGAGGAAAAGAGCGATGAAGAACAACATATTACAATATCTTTGAAAGAGTACAAGTCCTTGGTTGAAGAGGCTAAGAAGGAAAATAGTGAAGTTGGAAGCCATTTAGAGCTAGCATTGTTGAAAAAGGAATTGGAAGATGCAACAATGAAAATTGTAGAGCTAAAAGGTGAATGTGAAGAAGCTCTAAATAGGGTTAAAttggttgaaaaagagaagatggCATTGGAGGAAAAGTTGAAGAGACAAAGGGAACATAGGCATAGAAAGAGGGCTGCACTAGCTGCACTTAGAGAGGTATCTACACCTCAACATTTTGGTGCTTCCACATCTTATGGAACACCTAAAGTGTGCCAACCTTTAGGTAAAGTTCTCAATATTAAGTCCTTGTAA